The stretch of DNA GGCCGCTGGCCGCACGGCTCGGACTGGCTCTGCGAGGCGGCGGTCGAGTGCTACCTCCCCCTCCTCGAGGTCGCCCGTCGGCTGGTCGCGCAGGGGCTCTCGCCCCGCTGGACGATCAACATCTCGCCGGTCCTCGCCGAGCAGCTCGCCTCGAGCGTGTTCCAGAAGGAGTTCGAATTCTTCATCGGCATCCGCCTGCGCTCCTGCGAGGACAACCGGAGCGACTTCCGCCGGGCGGGGGCGGAGGCTCTGGTGGCCCTGACGTACTCCTGGGAGGAGTACTTCGAGCGCGAGGACTTCGCGTTCCCGGATCTGGATCCGGCCTGGGCCCGCGTGGGAACCGCGTGACCCGCGGGGCCGTCCAGATGCCGCCGGAACGAGGACGACCCGGGGGGCCGCGGTGAGGGCGCAGCGCGTCCTCGCGTTCATCATGGCCGGCGGTAAAGGGGAGCGCCTGGAGCCGCTGACGCGCGAGCGATCGAAGCCGGCCGTCCCCTTCGGGGGTCGCTATCGCATCATCGACTTCGTCCTCTCCAACTTCGTGAACTCGGGGATCCTCTCCCTCTACGTCCTCGTCCAGTACAAGTCGCAGTCGCTCATCGAGCACCTGCGGCTCGGCTGGCGCAGCGGCGGGCTGGTGGCCGACCACTTCGTCACCGTGGTGCCGCCGCAGATGCGGATGGGCGACTGGTGGTACCGGGGCACCGCCGACGCCGTGCTCCAGAACCTCCACCTCGTGGAGGACTTTGCGCCCGACCTCGTCGCCGTGTTCGGAGCCGACCACGTCTACCGCATGGACGTGAACCAGATGGTGGGATTTCACATCTCGCGGGGGGCCCAGGTCACCGTGGCGGCGCTCCCGGTGCCGGTGGAAGACGCGTCGGGCTTCGGGATCATCGAGGTGGACGGCGAGGGGCGGATCGTCTCCTTCGACGAGAAGCCGGCGGTGGCGCGCCCGATCCCCGGCCGTCCGGGGCTTGCCTATGCGTCGATGGGAAACTACCTGTTCAACCGCGACACGCTCATCGACACGCTGGTGGAAGACGCGCGGCGCTCCACCGACCACGATTTCGGCCGCACGATCATCCCCGAGCTGTTTCCCCGCGGCCGGGTGTTCGCCTACGACTTCCAGTCGAACCAGGTACCGGGGCTGCGGCCGTACGAGGAGCGCGGCTACTGGCGCGACGTCGGGACGATCGAGAGCTACTGGCAGGCCCACATGGACCTCCTCGGCGAAGCTCCCCGGCTCGACCTCGACAACTCGGCCTGGCCGATCCTGGCCAGCCGGTATCACGGGCCGGCGGCCCGCATCCTCGGTGGCAGCATCGAGAACTCGCACGTGGGAGAGGGGAGCCTGATCCGGCACGGGACGGTGCGCGGGTCGATCCTGGGCCGGGGCGTGCAGGTCGACGAGGGATGCGTGGTCGAGGACTCGATCGTCATGGACTTCACCCGGCTCGAAAAGGGCGTCCGGCTGCGCCGCGTCATCGTGGATCGGTATAACCGCCTCGAGCGGGGGACGACGATCGGGGAGGATCCGGAAGAGGATGGCCGCCGGTTCCATCTGGACCGGTCGGGGATCGTGGTCATCCCGCGCGGCGGGCGGGCGCACATGCTCGATCTGGAGCAAGAGCCCTGAGCGGTTCCCGCGTTTTCCCTCGCGCCGCGTCGGTCGCTTCGGTCGGCGGTGGCGCTCTGCCCCGGGTACGTCCGTGAGCGCGGCCGCGCCCCGCTACATCGCCATCCACGGCCACTTCTATCAGCCGCCTCGCGAGAACCCGTGGCTCGAGGCGGTCGAGGTCCAGGACTCGGCGTACCCCTACCACGACTGGAACACGCGGGTGACGGCGGAATGCTACGCGCCCAACACGGCGGCCCGGCGGGTGGACGCCCAGAATCGCATCCTGGACATCGTCAACAACCTCGACCGGATCTCGTTCAACTTCGGCCCGACCCTCTTGCACTGGCTGGCCGAGGAGCGGCCGCACGTCTACGCGCGGATCCTGGAAGCGGATCGCGTCAGCGCGGCCAAGCGCGGGGGCCACGGCAACGCCATCGCGCAGCCCTACAACCATGCCATCCTGCCGCTCGCCTCGCGGCGCGACAAGGTCACCCAGGTGCGCTGGGGCCTGGCCGACTTCCGCTACCGGTTCGGGCGCGACCCGGAGGGGATGTGGCTCCCGGAGACGGCCGTCGACGGAGAAACGCTCGAGGTGCTGGCCGAGCACGGCATCGCCTTCACCATCCTCGCCCCCAAGCAGGCGGCACAGGTGCGGGCCCGGCCGGACGGGAAGTGGCAGGAGGGCGGCGGCGCCATCGATCCGAGCCGACCCTATCGCTGGGAATCCCGGGATGGCCGGAGCATCGCCCTCTTCTTCTACGACGGCCCTATCTCGCACGCGGTGGCCTTCGAGGGGCTGCTCGAGTCCGGCGACGCGTTCGCCGGTCGCCTCCTGGCCGCGTTCGACGACCGCCGCCCGGGCGGACAGCTCATCCACGTCGCGACTGACGGCGAGTCGTACGGCCACCACCACCGCTTCGGAGAAATGGCCCTGGCCGCCGCCTGCCACCGCATCGAAGCCGATGGGCGGGCGGCCCTCACCAACTACGGCGCCTTTCTCGCGTCCCACCCGGCGACCCAGGAGATCCGGATCGTGGAGCCGTCCTCCTGGAGCTGCGCCCACGGCGTGGACCGCTGGCGCGCCGACTGCGGATGCAACTCCGGGCGGCTCGACTGGCACCAGCGGTGGCGGCGACCGCTGCGGGAGGCGTTCGACTGGCTCCGCGAGCAGGTGGATCCCCTGTTCGAGGCGCGCGCCTCCGCCTTGCTCAAAGATCCCTGGGATGCGCGGGACGACTACGTGACGGTGATCCTTTCCCGCTCGTA from Candidatus Methylomirabilota bacterium encodes:
- a CDS encoding glucose-1-phosphate adenylyltransferase, with protein sequence MRAQRVLAFIMAGGKGERLEPLTRERSKPAVPFGGRYRIIDFVLSNFVNSGILSLYVLVQYKSQSLIEHLRLGWRSGGLVADHFVTVVPPQMRMGDWWYRGTADAVLQNLHLVEDFAPDLVAVFGADHVYRMDVNQMVGFHISRGAQVTVAALPVPVEDASGFGIIEVDGEGRIVSFDEKPAVARPIPGRPGLAYASMGNYLFNRDTLIDTLVEDARRSTDHDFGRTIIPELFPRGRVFAYDFQSNQVPGLRPYEERGYWRDVGTIESYWQAHMDLLGEAPRLDLDNSAWPILASRYHGPAARILGGSIENSHVGEGSLIRHGTVRGSILGRGVQVDEGCVVEDSIVMDFTRLEKGVRLRRVIVDRYNRLERGTTIGEDPEEDGRRFHLDRSGIVVIPRGGRAHMLDLEQEP